The window CTTCATCAAAAATTAGTACGGGAGGATTTCCTAACAAAGCACGAGCGATGGCAATTCTCTGACGTTGTCCACCTGATAATAAGCCACCACTTTCACCAATATTAGTGTCATAACCTTGTGGTAATTTTTTGATAAAAGAATGTGCTCCCGCTTTAGTAGCGGCTTCTATAATCTCAGCATGAGTGGCTTCAGGACGTCCGAGAGCGATATTTTCTTCAATAGTACTACCAAAGAGAAAAGTATCTTGGTCAACCACTCCTATATGTTGACGTAGAGATTGTAAGGCTATTTCCTGAAGATCATAACCATCAATCAAGATTTTCCCTTTCGTTGGAGAATATAGCCCTAGGATTAACTTAGCGATCGTACTTTTTCCTGAGCCACTGTAACCAACCAAGGCGACGGTTTGACCTGGTTTAATCTCAAAGTTAATATTTTCGAGAACATTAAACTTATTTTCCAGGTGATAGCGAAAGGTTACCTGTTCAAAGCGAATATGACCTTGAATCGAGGGTAAATTCTGACGAGATTGATTTTCTAGATCTTGTTCGGGATCAGTATCAAAAATATCATTGATTCTTTCTACCGCAATAGTCACCTCTTGGAACTCATTCCATAATCCTGATAATCGCTGAAAAGGACTAATCACATTACCTACTAGCATATTGAAAGCCACTAACTGTCCAATAGTCATCTCATTTTGAATTACTAACCAAGCTCCATAGGAGAGTAAAGCGGTGGTTGAGAAGGTTTGTAAAGCTCCACTGAGTATTTGCAGTTTGTTGCCAATGATTTGAGAGTCAAACCGTTTTTTGACCAGTTTGTTTAATAGTTTTTCCCATTCCCAACGCACTGTATGTTCAACAGCCATTGATTTAATGGTGCGAATTCCTGTCAAAACTTGGATGAGATAACTACTCTCAGCTGCTCCTGCTTTAAACATTTGACGTGATATGTTTTTCAGTATGGGAGTAGCTAACAAAGTTAGTAAGACTAAAGGGGGAACAGTCATTAACACTAGTAATGAGAGTTTAGCACTGTACCAAAACATCACCGCGATATAGACAAACACGGTAAGTAAATCCAGGATAATTGAAAGGGTTTCTCCTGTGAGAAAGCGTTGAATTTTAGTATTTTCTTGTACCCTAGCGATGATATCTCCTACGTAACGGGATTCAAAAAAGGATAAGGGGAGACGAAGGGTGTGACGAATAAAACCAACGATCAACGCTACGTCTAAACGATTGGCGGTATGTTCTAACAGATATTGGCGTAAACCACTCATGATTACCTTAAATAAGCCAAAAATCAGTAATCCTGAGCCTATTGCTACTAAGGTACTAGTACTCCGCTGCACTACGACTCGGTCCAATAGTAATTGCGTAAAAACAGGAGTGATTAAGCCAAATAACTGTATAAACAACGAAGCAATAAATATCTCTGTTAAGATCCACCAATGGGGTTTGAGTAAGGTAAAAAATCGCCACAAAGATGATTTATCATTAACTGTTTTCTCTAGCTTGAGGGTAGGTTCAAGTAATAATACGTAACCAGTCCAACCCGCTTGAAACTCTTTATAACTCAGGACTCGTTGTCCTTGAGCGGGATCGCCAATAATTACTTTTTTAGGGGTAATTTCATAGACGACTAGATAATGATTTCCCTCCCAATGGGCGATCGCAGGTAGTGTTTGTTCTGCTAATTTATCTAGGGTAGCTTGTCGTGGTTTAGTTGTAAAACCAATACCTTCTGCTGCTCTAGCTAAACTCCCCAAAGATGCTCCTTCTCTACCGACGTTGGTCATATCCCTGAGACGATTGAGGCTAAATTGTTTACCATAGTAACGACTCACCATGACTAAACAAGCTGCCCCACAATCTGTAATACTCTGTTGATAGTAAATGGGATATTTTTTAAAGGTTTTTTGCCACCAATGAGCTAGTTTTTGCTTAGAGAGAGGAAAATAATCCTTAACTGTTGCTTGGGAAGATGGTTGACGAATTGTAACAGGTTTGGGTACTTGATGAGGAATTGTTCCTAGTGATGGTATGATAGTTAAGGCTTTAAGCCAATTTGTTTGATTTAATGTATATAACTCAGTGAAAGTTTTAACGCGCCAATGTTCAGTATTTGGTGAAGGGATCTCAATCATTCCCCCTGTTAATCTCTTTCCTGAGTTATTTTCTAATTCTCCTTGACGGATTAACCAAAAAGCCGATTTTTTCTGTAACTGTGCTGATACATCACCTTCAACCAGTGTATGTCGCTCTAATAAGGGGACAATTTCCTTGAGTTGTAATTTTTGTTGATGATCAAGCTGAACTACTCTACACCAAAGAATCAATAAATCTTTCAACATTGCTTGTTGATGGAGATTTTTACTAATCTGAGGATATTTCGCTATCAAGGTTTCTAGTAAATCTGCTCCGAGATAATATAACTTTAATCTACTAGAGGCTTTGACTGAATAGTCTTGAAAATTATCTTCTCTAAACAGACTTGCTTCACCAAAACAAGAACCAGGTTTCAAGGTTAATAATAGGTTATCACCATCAAAAAGAATCCTAGCTTGACCTTCAACTATAATGAATAGTCCTGTTTGAGGATTAGATGAGTTCCAACATAATTGATAAGGGGTTGGTTCTAGGGTTTCAATCTTAGTTAAACATTGCTCATAGTCTATAGGTGACAGTTGAAACCCAAATAATTCAGACAAGTCTTTGAGAGACAGTAAAGATGGCATCATAACTGTTGTTCAATCCTTAATTGATTTCTAAATCTCTAATCACTATTCCACCAGGAGTACAAATACTTGGGGGAGGAGTGACATGATTGTCTTTTAAAGATAAATTCAGGCTTTTTAACAAACGATTAAGATGACGAGGAGAGATCTCAATAGCAAATTCTTGAGCTAAATGTTTACTTAGAGATTGTCCCGTCCAACGATTAAAAGAATAGCCATAGTTTTTCGGACCATTAGCTATTAATTCCGTCAAACGAGCTAAGTAAGCTTCATTGACTTTTCTGGGACGACCGATTAATCTTTCACCCCAAAGATGGGCTAAACCTATTCTTGCCATTGTCATCCAATAGCGAGCGGTATCGGGAGCACATTGTAAAGTCTTACATATAGTTGTTTGAGCAAATCCTTCATCAGCTAAAAGCATTATTTCAATTCTTTGACGATATGCTTTACGATGCTCTTTTTTAAGGCTTTCTTTAAGAAAATTTCGTTGAAAATCCGTTAAATACTTGCCATTAATCGATGGATATCTATTTCTCTTGCCCGTATCTTGATTATCCTGAGACATCTTCTCATCACAAGCTTTTTGTAACATCATGATATTAATACCATTTAATTGTTTTGCTAGGCATGTAACTGTATTGTAAAGAGAAAATAATTTAATGTCAACTAGATTAAAATTAAGTTTTGCTACAAATAAAAAAAAGACATAAAACTAGTTATTGTGTCTAAAAAATAGCCCTTATTTGCTAAACCAATAGTAATAATATGACATAGAAAAATAACAAGAGTTAACACCTAAACCCTAACTCAACAAGATTGTTTTATTTTCTATTACCTCTAATTTAGAGACATAATTAAAGTGTTTTAGCGAAAAAAAGATTGATTTACTACTTGACAGCTCAAGATGAAAAATATAAAGTTGAACTGTGAGAAATCACCTTAGTTTTCCTGAACAAATTTAGGAGTTTAAATCAATGACTATTGCAATTAGAAATATCGAAGTTAGTTATATCACCGAAGTAGAAAACACTTCTGCTATTATTGGTGGAGCTTTAATCGAAAACTTTGTTGGCTTTGCTAACCCCATGACCTCTATCGTTTTCACTCCTGTTGGTGGTAACTATCCCAACGTATTAGAAGCGTTAGAATTATCTATCGACTATGCAGGTCGCAATGGTTTTGTTAGTGAAGTTTTACATGGTGGTAGTTTTGGTTTCTTAGCTACACAAGCTGCTTTCATTCCTTTAAGTCTCTTACAACAAGCAGCTGGAGCATAGACCGATTACTTAGCTTTGCGTCATTAGAATAGTTAAATAATGAAAATTTTCAACAGGATCTAGTATCCTGTTTTTTTATTGAGTTAGGTTTTTGATAGACAATACGAACAAGAGAAGGAAACTTAATTTCTGTGGTTTTAGCTAAACCTAGGCTTTCTAATCGTTGTAATTCACTTTCAGACATAGCCCAAGGAGGACCAGATCTAGGTTGATTTTCTGCCCTAAAATTAGTTACCAATAACAACAACCCTCCTGGTTTAATTAAATTGGCGATCGCCTCTAAGACTTGGTCTCTAATTTCGATGGGGAGAGATTGAATAGTGCGCACTTCTACCACCAAATCAAACTGATGACGCCAATTCAGAGGTAAATCTAGTAAATCAGCTACCTGATAGTTAACCTCAGAAGCAGGAAAACGTTGACGACACCAAGTTATAGCTGTAGAGGAGACATCAAAAGCTGTCACCGTGAAACCAACTTGAGATAACACTTCACAATCATCACCTAACCCACAACCAATCACTAAAGCTTGTTTACCCCTACCATCGGGTTTAGCTTCATTCAACCAATCTACTAATAGGGGATGGGGGGTCAAATTTGCCCAGGGAATTTGTCGGGGATCTTGATTAGCTTGTTGATAAACCGACTCAAACCAAGCGCTAGGTTTCCCCTCTGCTAATGCTTTATTGACTAACTTTTCTATTTCAGACATAAATTAAGTATCTATACTGATGACATTTTTAAGGATTTATTATCTAAATCATAATATCATTTTAAGGCAACAGGAAATAATTGTATGTCTCAAGTTAATGGCGTCATGATGCAGTATTTTCACTGGTATAATCCAGCTGATGGGCAATTATGGCAACAAGTAGCTAAAAATGCAGCGGATTTAGCTAAAGTGGGGATTACTGCTTTATGATTACCTCCTGCCTATAAAGGCAATGGAGGTGGTTATGATGTAGGTTATGGGGTATATGATTTATTCGATTTAGGAGAATTCGACCAAAAAGGCTCAGTCAGAACCAAATATGGTACAAAAGATGAATATCTCAACGCCATTAAAACCCTACACGATCATAATATCAAAGTTTACGCTGATACAGTACTCAATCACAAAATGGGTGGAGACGCTACAGAAGAAGCCAAAGCTACACCCTATCCCCAGGACGATCGCCTCAATCCTATAGGAGATTTAGAAGACGTCAAGGTATATACTCATTTTTATTTTCCTGGACGTCAAGGTAAATATTCTAATTTTGAATGGCATTGGTGGCATTTTGACGGGGTAGATTATAATGATTATCATCCCTCAAGACAAAATGTGGTTTATCTTTTTGAAGGTAAACAATTTGACGATTATATTGCCCTAGAAAATGGTAACTTCGCCTACTTAATGGGAGCAGATTTAGACTTTGAGAATGAGTGGGTAAGAGGAGAATTAACCCACTGGGGTAAATGGTATCTTGATACCACAGGAGCAGATGGTTTCCGTTTAGACGCACTTAAGCATATTTCTGCTTGGTTTTTCCCCCAATGGTTAGACGAGATGGAAAAACACGCGGGTAGAGACTTATTTGTAGTCGGGGAATATTGGTCACCAGATTTAGAGAGTCTCCACTGGTATCTAGACTCCATGGGAGACAGAATGTCTTTGTTTGACGTCACCCTCCACTATAACTTTCACTACGCTAGTAAAGCAGGTGGTAACTTTGACATGAGAAATATACTCAAAGGTACATTAATGGAGCAGAGACCATATCACGCCGTAACCTTTGTCGAAAATCATGACTCTCAACCCTTACAAGCTTTAGAATCGGTAGTTGATCCTTGGTTTAAACCCCTAGCTTACGCCATTATTCTGCTCAGAGCCGAAGGTTACCCCTGTATCTTCTATCCCGATTACTACGGTGCTGACTACGAAGACTACGGTAAAGACGGGAATAAATACCATATTCATTTACCCTCCCATCGTGAGATTATCGATAAATTCCTCTATGCACGCCATAATTACGGCTATGGACCTCAATACGACTACTTTGATCATTGGAATCGTGTTGGTTGGACTCGTTTAGGAGATGAAGAACATCCCAAGGCTATGGCAGTATTACTAAGTGATGGACCAGGTGGCACTAAATGGATGGAGGTGGGTAAACCCAATACTAAATTTATTGACCTGACCGAACATATCACCGAACCTATCTATACTAATGATCAGGGCTGGGGTGAATTTGCTTGTAAGGGTGGCTCTGTGTCCGTTTGGGTTGAAGCTTAATATTTAAGGTGAGTTCGAGGAGTTAATTAACTGATCGAACTTCTTTCCTCCGATTGTCGAGCTTGACAAATTACAAAAGTTTGCCTTACAATCTTAAACAATGGGAATGTTATCTCAAGATAATACGCACAACCCAATGAAGTTAGAAGCTTTTAGCTTGGGCTTTCACCGACAGCTAAGATTACTTCACAAAAGGGGTTATAGCTCAGTTGGTAGAGCACCTCAATGGCATTGAGGGGGTCAGCGGTTCGAATCCGCTTAGCTCCATAAATCGTCAAAAATATCTCTAGTAAGCTTTTCAGCGATTAGGGCAGGAGTGCCTGTTGCCTCTTGCAAGAGTGCCTTTTTGGTAAGGAGGGAAAATCTGAGCAAATAAAATACCCCCAGGGGGGATTTTTGCTCGCGACTTATATTAAACTAAGTAAAGTTAAGTTAAGAATATTAAAAATAACCTTGATTAATCAGACCTTAATTAATAACCCTGTCAAGCTACTATTAAGATGGTGCTCAACCTGGTCAATGTTTTGGGGTGCAGGCTTTTTAGTCTCAGTACCCGTTTTTGTCCAAGCACCCTTAGTACGCTATTATCCCGAATTTACCCTGTTATTAACCTTGGGTTGGCTATGGTTAGCCCATTATCTCTATAGCAATCAACAGAATAAAATCTGGGGAGACTTGTTATTTGGCTTCAGTTGGAGTTGGTTAACAGGTTCAATTTATTGGGGATGGTTACGCTATGAACCCTTAGTTCATATTCCTATAGAATCATTGATGTTACCCTTAGCTTTGTGGTGTTTAGGGCGAGGAATAGGCAAAATTGGTAATTATTTCTACTTAGGTTCACTCTTAGGTACAGCTATCACCGATTTATACTTCTATATCAATGATTTAATCCCCTATTGGCGTCAAATTATGGTTACAGATACTGCTTTAGTTAGTCCTATTTTACAACAGGCGATCGCGCAGGTAGCCACTCCTTGGGGTATTAGTTGGGCGGTAGTTTTAGCCAATTTCCTTTTAGGAGTAAGTCTATGGGCTATGCAAAAAAACCAATTACACTGGTGGGCTTTTGCAGGAGCGGTTTTATGTACAATTCTGGTAGATGCTTTATTCTGGGTAGGTGCAGCTTTTGTCTAAACATACCTGGAAAACTTCAGCAAAGACTTGAGGTAAATCATCCCTGACTTGAGTTAGAGTTAATTCGGGTAAAAACTGAGTCAAACATCCTACGGGTTTATCGCTGATTCCACAGGGAATAATACGCCCAAAACCTGCTAAATCCGGATAAACGTTGACAGCAAAACCGTGCATAGTAATCCAACGTTTAACTTTAATACCAATAGCTGCTATTTTATAACCTTCAAGCCAAACTCCAGTAAACCCTGGTAAACGGTAGGCTTGAAGGTCATAGATTTTTAATAACTGAATAATGACTTCTTCGAGTTGACGTAAGTACCAGTGTAAATCTGTTTGATAATGGTGCAAATTCAGAATAGGATAACCCACTATTTGTCCTGGATAGTGATAGGTGACTTCTCCTCCTCTTTCAATACGATAAACTTGGTATTCACTCTGATTGAGGTCTTTTAAATAAGCTAAATTTGCACCTGTACCTAGAGTATATACGCAAGGATGTCCAAGTAACCAGAGAATATCAGTTAAATCCTGGTTGTCTAATCTAGCTTTAACTAGTTTTTGTTGTCGTTGCCAAGCGATTGGGTAAGGGATTAAATCATCTTGAATTAGTAAACATTTTTTTAGCATTATAAAGAGACATTAAGTATCAGATGTTTTCAACTATACATAGTGCTAATCTAGAAGATAAGAAGATCACTTAATGAGGAGAAAGGTTCAAGAACTAACTCAACCACACATCAACGAGATTCTCAACCAAAAACCCCAATTTTTTTTAAGTTAAATCTAAATGGAGTAGAAACTATGAAGCTTTTGATTCAGGGCAACAATATCGTCGTTACCGAAGCAATCCATGATTATGTCCAACAGAAGCTAGAAAGAGCAGTTAAACATTTTCACAGTCTTACTACTAAGGTAGATGTTCATCTATCAGTAGCACGTAATGAAAGAATCAGTGATAAACATAAAGCAGAAGTCACAGTTTATGCCAATGGTGCAGTTATTCGTGCTCAAGAAGGTAGTGAGAATCTATACGCTAGTATAGACCTAGTGGCTGATAAAATTGCACGTCAATTGCGTAAATACAAAGAAAGAAAACTAGAGAAGAAAACCCACGCTCAAGTTAAAGCAACCGATGTAGTCGCCGAAGATCCGGTAACAGATAATTTAATCGGCGATCGCACTCCTGAATTACCCTCAGAAGTGGTCAGAATGAAATATTTCAGTATGCCAGCAATGACTATAGAAGAAGCCTTAGAACAACTACAATTAGTTGACCACGACTTCTATATGTTCCGTAATAGCGCTACCGATGAAATCAACGTTATCTATATACGCAATCATGGTGGTTATGGTGTTATTCAACCTCGTAACGGTAGCAACGGCAACGGTAATCACTGAAAATTCTCAATGATCGCCTCTGCTTGGTGTAGGATAGCGCGTAAGCCATTAAGGGTTTTATCCTCAGCCAGAGTCCATAAACCCCTTTGTTGGGCTTCTAAGAGCCTTTCAGCGATATCTCTCAAAGCCCAGGGGTTATGCTCTTCTAAAAAAGCTTGCACCTGTGAGTCAAAGACATAAGCTTGAGCTACTCCTTCATAGAGATAGTCTTCCACACAACCAGTGGTAGCGTCATAGGCAAAGAGGTAATCTACCGTCGCTGACATCTCAAAAGCCCCTTTATAGCCATGACGCATCACCCCTTTGAGCCATTTAGGATTAACCACACGAGAGCGATAAACCTTGGTAATTTCTTCTTGTAATTTCTTAACCTTCGGCTGATGGGGTAGAGAATTATCCCCAAAATAAACCTCGGGATTCTTACCAGTTATTGCTTTTACCGCTACGGTTAATCCCCCTTGGAACTGGTAATAATCGTCTGAATCCAATAAATCATGTTCCCGATTATCTTGATTGTGGAGCACTATATCTAGCTGTTTTAAACGCTCGGTAAACGCTTCTGGAGCAGCTGTAGCCTTGATGCCCTGGTTATAACTATAGGCATAACAACTCCAATTCAGATAAGCTCTGGCTAAATCCTGTTCAGATTCCCAATTTTGCGCCTCAATTAACCCTTGTAAACCCGCTCCATAAGCTCCAGGTTTTGACCCAAAAATCCGATAAAGCGATCGCCTGGCAGCTTCTGACTCACTTAAGCCCTCTTTTTGCCAGAACTCTTGCTCTGTCTTCACTTTAGCCGCTAAAGGATTTATTTCTTTTGCCTCATTTAAGCTTGACACAGCCTCAATTGCCTGATATAGTAAAATTAGTAAACTGGGGAAACAGTCGCGAAAAAAGCCAGAGACCCTGATTGTAACATCAACGCGAGGACGTCCTAAAGCTGACGGAGTAAGGATTTCAAAATCTACAACTCTTCCGTTAATTCCCTCCCAAATGGGGCGAACTCCGAGTAAAGCGAGGACCTCCGCGACATCATCTCCACCAGTACGCATGGTAGAAGTACCCCAAATAGAAATAGCTAAATGTTGGGGGTATTCTCCATGTTCTTGAGTATAACGTTCAATAACCGTCTCAGCAGCTTTTCTGCCTACATCCCAAGCGGTTTGGGTAGGAATAGTGCGAATATCCACGCTATAAAAATTACGACCAGTGGGCAGTACATCAGGTCTCCCGCGGGTAGGTGCGCCTGAAGGGCCACTGTCAACGAATTTACCCTCTAAACCTAGTAAGAGATTGGTTATTTCTTGTTCAGTTGCTGTTAGAGAAGGAAGTAAAGAAGACTTAATCCATTGTAAAACTAGGGCTGTTTTTGCACCAGGTACAGGGTTGAAGGGTTGTTGTTGCAATAATTGTGCTAACCAGATGGCAGCTTGATCCTCTAACTCGGCTACAACGGCACTAGGGATAAGGGGGTCACAATCTAAGCCTAAATCTTCAACCATAGCTTGGGTTAATCCAGGACGATTGCCACTAGGAAAACGTGCAATTGCCTGTAATAAATCCCGCAATTGTTCACCTTGAGGACAACGACCAAAGATATGTAAACCATCTCTAATTTGGGCTTCTTTCAATTCACACAGATAACCAGAAGCTTCGGTTAAAAATTGGTCAAGGGATTGAGAGAGATTTAATTCTTGATCGAGATGATATTCTTGGACTAAACTACGAATTTTCTCGGCTATGAGGGGTAATCTAGAAGGGTTTAAACTTTGGGTTTGATCATACTCATCGAGGAGTAATTCTAACTGTTGTAGAGGACCATATAATTGTGCACGAGTTAGAGGAGGGGTAAGATGGTCTATAATGACACCATGAGCACGTCTTTTAGCTTGAGAACCTTCACCTGGATCATTGACGATAAAAGGATAAAAATGGGGTAAAGTTCCTAAAGTAATTTCAGGATAACAGTTATTGCCTAAAGCGATACTTTTACCAGGTAGCCATTCTAAATTACCATGCTTACCTAAATGAATAATAGCATCAGCAGCAAAAACTTGCTTTAACCAGAAATAATAAGCCAAATAATGGTGAGTTGGTTCTAAATCTGGTGCATGATAATTAAGACTAGGATCTAAATCATAACCCCGAGAAGGTTGAATACCAATAAAAATATTACCCAATTGTCTCCCTGGAATCGGAATAGTTGCTTGAGTTAATTCACCCCAGCGATCGCTGATTTGTTGTTGTACTTGTTCAGGTAACCTAGTAAAATAAGCCAAATACTCTGATTGAGTGAGAAATTGATAGACTTGGCGCAACTCTCTACTTTCTGGATCATTAGTTACACCCCTGAGTAAAGCAGTCATCAACTCTTCTACGGTAGAGGGAAGTGAAGGAAGATAATAACCTTGTTGTTGTAAAGCTTCTAAAATAATCAAACAAGAAGCAGGAGTATCTAAACCCACACCATTAGCGATTCTACCATCACGATTAGGATAATTAGCTAGAATTATGGCTATTTTTCTTTCTTGGGGGGATTTAGCCCGTAATTTTAACCAATTATTCGTCAAATCAGCGATAAAATCTACCCTATCTTGAACAGGTTGATAGACGACGACTTCTGTTTCTAATTCTGGTTGCCAATTTTGTACTGATTTAAAAGAAATCGCCCTAGTAATAATCCTACCATCTATTTCAGGAAGAGCAACATTGATCGCCACATCTCGGGGATTTAAACCAGAAAAACCACTTTCCCACTCTTGATAAGTACTGCTACTGAGAATAACTTGGAATATCGGGACATTTAAACGTTGAGAGTATTTTTTTTCTGTGGAGAAACTAGTGGTATTCAAAATTAGTTGTACATCTGCTAAATACTCTAACAAAGGAATCTGTATCTCTGTATCCCGTAGAGAAGAGAGAAAAATAGCTACCACCGAGATACCTTTAGAGATAATAGATTCACAAAGACTATCTATAGGTAAAAGATTACCCGCTAAATAATGAGCGCGATAAAATAAGATAGCTACTTTATGATTAGAATTAGCCTCTAGACTACGATAAACCCCTATTTTCGGTACAACTTCAGGGGAAGGAGGATGATAGGTAGTCTTAAAGATATAATCAGTTAGATACTGTAAACCATTAGCAAAATTAATAACTCCACCTTCGACTAGATAACGCCAAAAGCGATTAACTATAGTTAAAGAAACCGTAGAATGACTGATTAACTCCCCATCTGGTTGATCATCTCCTGGTAAAACCAATAATTTAGCTTGGGTATTAGCAGCTATTTCCTTAACCACTTCTAAACCATAAGACCAGTAAGAGCGTCCCCCCAATAAACGCAGTATAATTATCTTAGCCTGGGATAACACTGTGTCTGCATAACTATCGATGCTAATCTGTTGTTGCAACCCTAAAAGATTAACCACTCGTAACTCAGGAAAATCAACAGGAAGTAAACTCAAACAACTAGCTAGAGTTTGAATATCGGTATCAGCCGCCGTTAGCATGACTATAGGTGCAGGAGTTTGTGTTACTATAACCACTCCCTCTCCCGAGGAATTATTACCACTTTGGATACTAGCGATTCTGTGCATAATGTAAAGAAATGTAAAGGGGATATCTTTAAAAAAAATAATAGAAACATCAGTTAGCCAATTTATGGGTGATGCTATAAGTAAGAGGGTTTTACCTGCATAAATAGCAGTAGCTACCATGTCTCAAACATCTATTTTAAGTCGAACTTTACCTAGAGAAAAATTTCAGCAATTATGTGATCTTTGGGATCAAATGCTAGAAAATGCTCAACAACAGGGTCAAAATGCTGTTTTAATCACAGAAGAAGATATTTTAACTCCCAATCCAGAAGATCAAGGAACTTTTGGACAAAAAGAACGCTTATCTATCTTAGTCTGTCAGGAGTTTAGCGCTTTTTTACTAGGTAATCCTCAAAATGATGATCTAGCCAACTGTCAAGTAACAATAACTCTCGAACCTAAAGCAATTGGTACTATTTTAGACCAACTCGAACAGCAGTTACGACATAATTCTGGATTGCGTCAACGTCTCAAAGAAATCAACCTCACTCAACTCAATTACGAGACCAATCTACATAACCAATTCATCGTACAGCTATTAGATATTTTAACTCCCCAAGGAAATCAAGACAATCAGACTCCTAGTGATTATCCTCGCTTTTTAAGTAATCAG of the Gloeocapsa sp. DLM2.Bin57 genome contains:
- a CDS encoding helix-turn-helix domain-containing protein produces the protein MSQDNQDTGKRNRYPSINGKYLTDFQRNFLKESLKKEHRKAYRQRIEIMLLADEGFAQTTICKTLQCAPDTARYWMTMARIGLAHLWGERLIGRPRKVNEAYLARLTELIANGPKNYGYSFNRWTGQSLSKHLAQEFAIEISPRHLNRLLKSLNLSLKDNHVTPPPSICTPGGIVIRDLEIN
- a CDS encoding ATP-binding cassette domain-containing protein; translated protein: MPSLLSLKDLSELFGFQLSPIDYEQCLTKIETLEPTPYQLCWNSSNPQTGLFIIVEGQARILFDGDNLLLTLKPGSCFGEASLFREDNFQDYSVKASSRLKLYYLGADLLETLIAKYPQISKNLHQQAMLKDLLILWCRVVQLDHQQKLQLKEIVPLLERHTLVEGDVSAQLQKKSAFWLIRQGELENNSGKRLTGGMIEIPSPNTEHWRVKTFTELYTLNQTNWLKALTIIPSLGTIPHQVPKPVTIRQPSSQATVKDYFPLSKQKLAHWWQKTFKKYPIYYQQSITDCGAACLVMVSRYYGKQFSLNRLRDMTNVGREGASLGSLARAAEGIGFTTKPRQATLDKLAEQTLPAIAHWEGNHYLVVYEITPKKVIIGDPAQGQRVLSYKEFQAGWTGYVLLLEPTLKLEKTVNDKSSLWRFFTLLKPHWWILTEIFIASLFIQLFGLITPVFTQLLLDRVVVQRSTSTLVAIGSGLLIFGLFKVIMSGLRQYLLEHTANRLDVALIVGFIRHTLRLPLSFFESRYVGDIIARVQENTKIQRFLTGETLSIILDLLTVFVYIAVMFWYSAKLSLLVLMTVPPLVLLTLLATPILKNISRQMFKAGAAESSYLIQVLTGIRTIKSMAVEHTVRWEWEKLLNKLVKKRFDSQIIGNKLQILSGALQTFSTTALLSYGAWLVIQNEMTIGQLVAFNMLVGNVISPFQRLSGLWNEFQEVTIAVERINDIFDTDPEQDLENQSRQNLPSIQGHIRFEQVTFRYHLENKFNVLENINFEIKPGQTVALVGYSGSGKSTIAKLILGLYSPTKGKILIDGYDLQEIALQSLRQHIGVVDQDTFLFGSTIEENIALGRPEATHAEIIEAATKAGAHSFIKKLPQGYDTNIGESGGLLSGGQRQRIAIARALLGNPPVLIFDEATSHLDAESEAVIQVNLEKIREHHTTIIIAHRLSTIRHANLILVLNEGILAEQGTHGELMSKQGIYFHLYQRQLANV
- the raiA gene encoding ribosome-associated translation inhibitor RaiA, coding for MKLLIQGNNIVVTEAIHDYVQQKLERAVKHFHSLTTKVDVHLSVARNERISDKHKAEVTVYANGAVIRAQEGSENLYASIDLVADKIARQLRKYKERKLEKKTHAQVKATDVVAEDPVTDNLIGDRTPELPSEVVRMKYFSMPAMTIEEALEQLQLVDHDFYMFRNSATDEINVIYIRNHGGYGVIQPRNGSNGNGNH
- the lipB gene encoding lipoyl(octanoyl) transferase; this translates as MLKKCLLIQDDLIPYPIAWQRQQKLVKARLDNQDLTDILWLLGHPCVYTLGTGANLAYLKDLNQSEYQVYRIERGGEVTYHYPGQIVGYPILNLHHYQTDLHWYLRQLEEVIIQLLKIYDLQAYRLPGFTGVWLEGYKIAAIGIKVKRWITMHGFAVNVYPDLAGFGRIIPCGISDKPVGCLTQFLPELTLTQVRDDLPQVFAEVFQVCLDKSCTYPE
- a CDS encoding DUF3120 domain-containing protein yields the protein MINQTLINNPVKLLLRWCSTWSMFWGAGFLVSVPVFVQAPLVRYYPEFTLLLTLGWLWLAHYLYSNQQNKIWGDLLFGFSWSWLTGSIYWGWLRYEPLVHIPIESLMLPLALWCLGRGIGKIGNYFYLGSLLGTAITDLYFYINDLIPYWRQIMVTDTALVSPILQQAIAQVATPWGISWAVVLANFLLGVSLWAMQKNQLHWWAFAGAVLCTILVDALFWVGAAFV
- a CDS encoding class I SAM-dependent methyltransferase, with the protein product MSEIEKLVNKALAEGKPSAWFESVYQQANQDPRQIPWANLTPHPLLVDWLNEAKPDGRGKQALVIGCGLGDDCEVLSQVGFTVTAFDVSSTAITWCRQRFPASEVNYQVADLLDLPLNWRHQFDLVVEVRTIQSLPIEIRDQVLEAIANLIKPGGLLLLVTNFRAENQPRSGPPWAMSESELQRLESLGLAKTTEIKFPSLVRIVYQKPNSIKKQDTRSC